A single window of Dendropsophus ebraccatus isolate aDenEbr1 chromosome 5, aDenEbr1.pat, whole genome shotgun sequence DNA harbors:
- the OMP gene encoding olfactory marker protein: MLQIRQESILWNPPGTRCLNELGLLSTRDLEKGEEKRNLPPPDQFYAVCQERKTSRKVPSLGRVKTMATEGSEIDLVFMEDTQLTKCMRIRALSLQQKNAKPQEGEKLLKPNEYIYRLDFSKQKLKFLWWKVHLKKPGKIIITGTSQHWTPDLTNLMTRQLLDPSAIFWKTTDDDEVLCNEADAQEFGERLCELAKIRKVMYFVLTFVDGTEPGNVTCSVGFKA, translated from the coding sequence ATGCTGCAAATTAGGCAAGAGAGCATCCTCTGGAATCCTCCCGGGACACGTTGCCTCAATGAACTGGGGTTGCTTAGCACTCGTGACTTGGAGaagggagaagagaagagaaatcTTCCTCCTCCAGATCAGTTTTACGCCGTCTGTCAAGAACGCAAGACCTCTCGAAAAGTTCCTTCCCTTGGAAGAGTGAAGACCATGGCAACAGAGGGATCAGAAATCGATCTAGTCTTCATGGAAGACACGCAGCTCACAAAGTGCATGCGCATACGAGCCCTCAGCCTCCAGCAGAAGAACGCCAAGCCCCAAGAAGGAGAGAAGTTGCTCAAACCCAACGAATACATCTATAGACTGGACTTCAGCAAACAGAAGTTGAAGTTTCTGTGGTGGAAAGTTCACCTTAAGAAGCCAGGAAAGATCATCATCACTGGAACGTCCCAACACTGGACTCCAGACTTAACCAACCTCATGACCAGACAGCTCCTCGATCCTTCAGCCATCTTCTGGAAAACGACTGACGATGACGAGGTTCTCTGCAACGAGGCAGACGCCCAAGAGTTTGGCGAGAGGTTGTGTGAGCTCGCCAAAATTCGCAAGGTTATGTACTTTGTCTTGACTTTTGTTGATGGAACTGAACCGGGGAACGTCACTTGCTCGGTTGGATTCAAAGCCTGA